In Blautia wexlerae DSM 19850, a single window of DNA contains:
- a CDS encoding ABC transporter ATP-binding protein: MIKFCSKYVFQYKIEYGIYFLLGIILCGLNTFIPAAMGQFINMFNVETTYSAMLKFIFLLLLLYVGKEIVCYVNKILYIRIQTNAAFSLNFEIVNHLKKVSPLVIGRTDLSYLSQRINNDANDVLIFFISSLTELIFSVFSAGIILFMIWKMDSIAFIVTMFLLALYFFIYLGFKKRIYNCSYGMKEEKSNFFSRLQEQLEKIEFIKIHSMDSFFSNRLVASYQKLYRSIFKQQATIQAFANLEGIVGAISVCILLWIGGKKILTGDMQIGYFYMISVYFNMILEYGKEIVAYGQEYQEAYVSFERIKSILEIKEQSKGCIRLNEIKQIRIQDLNFAYDQKETIKSFSTNLKKGKVYGLKGENGCGKSTLIKILMGMYVDEYQGNIIWNDTEMRNLDMDYIREHVISVTEQEPTLIADTIYNNIALYRKLDVKCIQRAVDCFGDSILKRDNWDLQINEKSSNISGGEKQKIAIIRQVVQDGQVMIFDEPTSAMDESGKKQFLQLIDQIKNHKIIIIVSHDNAILNTCDEILIL, translated from the coding sequence CTGTGCGGGTTAAATACATTTATACCGGCTGCTATGGGACAATTTATTAATATGTTTAATGTGGAAACAACATATTCAGCAATGTTAAAATTCATATTTTTATTACTGTTATTGTATGTTGGTAAGGAAATTGTCTGCTATGTCAATAAAATACTTTATATAAGGATACAGACTAATGCAGCATTTTCATTAAATTTCGAAATTGTAAATCATTTAAAAAAAGTTTCGCCACTCGTAATTGGCAGAACTGATTTATCGTACTTATCTCAAAGGATAAACAATGATGCGAATGATGTACTTATTTTTTTCATCAGCTCCTTGACTGAATTGATATTTTCAGTTTTTTCAGCGGGTATAATCTTATTTATGATTTGGAAAATGGATTCGATTGCTTTTATAGTTACAATGTTTTTATTAGCACTTTATTTTTTTATATATCTTGGCTTCAAAAAGCGTATTTATAATTGCAGTTATGGAATGAAAGAGGAGAAATCCAATTTCTTCTCCAGACTGCAGGAACAATTAGAAAAAATAGAGTTTATAAAAATACATAGTATGGATTCATTTTTTTCAAATAGGTTAGTAGCATCATATCAAAAATTATATCGATCTATATTTAAACAACAAGCGACTATCCAGGCATTTGCAAATCTTGAAGGGATTGTAGGGGCAATATCTGTATGCATTTTACTTTGGATTGGAGGAAAAAAGATACTTACTGGAGATATGCAAATAGGATATTTCTATATGATTTCAGTATATTTTAATATGATTTTGGAATATGGAAAAGAAATAGTGGCATACGGTCAAGAATACCAAGAGGCTTATGTATCCTTTGAACGTATAAAATCTATTTTAGAAATTAAGGAGCAGTCTAAGGGGTGTATAAGACTTAATGAAATCAAACAAATTAGAATTCAGGATTTGAATTTTGCATATGACCAGAAAGAAACCATAAAAAGTTTTTCTACAAACTTAAAAAAGGGGAAAGTTTATGGATTGAAAGGAGAAAACGGATGTGGGAAAAGTACACTTATTAAAATTTTAATGGGTATGTATGTAGATGAATATCAAGGGAATATAATATGGAACGATACAGAAATGAGAAATTTAGATATGGATTATATAAGAGAACATGTAATCAGTGTAACAGAACAGGAGCCGACTTTAATAGCAGATACAATATATAATAATATTGCTTTATATCGAAAGCTTGATGTAAAATGTATACAGAGAGCCGTTGATTGCTTTGGTGATAGTATTTTGAAAAGAGATAATTGGGATTTGCAAATTAATGAAAAGTCAAGTAATATTTCCGGTGGAGAAAAGCAAAAAATTGCAATTATTCGCCAAGTAGTGCAAGACGGTCAGGTAATGATTTTTGATGAGCCTACCTCAGCTATGGATGAGAGTGGAAAAAAACAATTTTTACAGTTGATCGATCAAATTAAAAATCATAAAATAATTATTATTGTTTCACATGATAATGCAATCTTGAATACATGTGATGAGATTCTAATATTATAA
- a CDS encoding helix-turn-helix domain-containing protein: MPRYIVTLTNDEIQELKAIIQKGGKGYRIKHAQILLKLDQKPENKAWTYDRIKDAYGAARSTIAGIAQRFVMGGMEAALGRKVQENRRRKVTGDVEARICAIACSEPPEGASRWTMQAIADELIRLEVVDYITDSTVCEVMKKMKSSRGS, encoded by the coding sequence ATGCCACGCTACATTGTCACGCTGACAAACGATGAAATACAGGAGCTGAAAGCAATAATACAAAAAGGCGGAAAGGGCTACCGCATAAAGCATGCACAGATACTGCTAAAGTTGGACCAAAAGCCTGAAAACAAGGCATGGACATATGACCGCATCAAAGATGCGTATGGAGCCGCCCGTTCCACCATTGCAGGTATTGCGCAACGGTTTGTCATGGGAGGGATGGAGGCAGCCCTTGGGCGGAAGGTACAAGAAAACCGCCGTCGCAAGGTGACGGGCGATGTGGAGGCCCGGATATGTGCCATAGCCTGTTCGGAACCGCCGGAAGGAGCCTCACGCTGGACTATGCAGGCAATCGCGGATGAACTGATCCGCCTGGAAGTGGTCGATTACATTACGGACAGTACCGTCTGCGAGGTTATGAAAAAAATGAAATCAAGCCGTGGCTCGTAA
- a CDS encoding IS630 family transposase, which yields MPEADAEFVAKMEDVLEVYQRPYDPLRPVVCIDETNKQLIKKTRIPCEPGQPEKVDSVYVRNGVADVFMISEPLAGRRETVVTQTRTALDFAEILRYTSDTLYPRTEKIVLVTDNLNTHSPASLYKAFPPEEARRLAERFEWHYTPKHGSWLDMAEIEIGIMSRQALGKPLPDLESFKQQVRTWTIRRNAECAKINWQFKTQDARIKLARLYPVIV from the coding sequence ATTCCGGAAGCAGACGCCGAGTTCGTAGCGAAGATGGAGGACGTGCTGGAGGTATATCAGCGCCCGTATGACCCTCTCCGTCCTGTCGTTTGCATAGATGAAACGAACAAACAGCTCATAAAGAAAACACGTATTCCCTGTGAACCAGGCCAGCCTGAAAAAGTAGATTCCGTGTATGTCCGCAACGGTGTTGCAGATGTCTTCATGATTTCTGAACCCCTGGCAGGCAGGAGGGAAACGGTTGTAACACAGACCCGCACAGCATTGGATTTTGCAGAAATTCTCCGGTATACTTCCGACACCCTGTACCCACGGACGGAAAAAATAGTTCTTGTTACCGACAATCTAAATACCCATTCTCCAGCTTCATTATATAAGGCTTTCCCACCGGAAGAAGCACGCAGGCTTGCAGAACGCTTTGAATGGCATTACACGCCAAAACATGGTAGCTGGCTGGACATGGCAGAGATAGAAATCGGCATCATGAGCCGCCAGGCCCTGGGGAAGCCACTGCCAGATTTGGAAAGCTTTAAACAACAGGTTCGTACATGGACTATCAGGCGTAATGCAGAATGTGCAAAAATCAACTGGCAGTTTAAGACGCAGGATGCACGAATTAAATTGGCCAGGTTGTATCCGGTTATAGTTTAG